GGCGCCGGTTCATGGTCACCCACAAGGACCGGCTGTGCGGGGTGATTTCGCTGTCTGACCTGCCGGGGGTCGCCCGAAGCGGTTCAGGCCGGGGCAAGACCTGACCAAAGCGGGGCAGGGCAGGGGGCCTAGCCTGGTTTTTTGCGGGCCTGCGGCGTGACGTCGGCGGTGAACTTGTAGCCGATGCCGCGGATCGTCTTGATCAGGGTGGGGGTGCCGGGGTCGCGCTCGATCTTCTTGCGCAGGCGGGCGACCTGGTTGTCGATGGTGCGATCAAGCGGGCTCCATTCGGTGCCGCCGGTCATGTCCATCAACTGATCGCGCGACAGGGCGCGGCGCGGATGCTGGATGAACACCGTCAGCAGGCGAAAATCGCCGCTGGTCAGGCCGCAGTCGGCGCCATCGCGGTCATAAAGCTCCATCCGGTCAAGATCGGCGGTCATGCCGTCAAACGACAACCGCCCGCTGCCATCGCTGGCCGCCGGGGCAGGGGCAGGGACAGCGGCCGCGTCGGTTTCCGGATTGCTGCGGCGCAGGACACTGCGCACGCGGGCGATGACCTCGCGCAGGTGAAAGGGTTTGGTGATGTAGTCATCGGCGCCGATTTCCAGGCCGACAACGCGGTCGATCACGTCGTTCTGCCCGGACAGCATGATGATCGGCACCTTTGATATCGCGCGGATGGCGCGGGCCAGTTCCAGCCCGTTGTCTTCGCCAAGACGGATGTCCAGCGTCACAAGGGCGGGGTTGCATCGGGACAGCAGCTGCATCGCCGCGTGGGCGGTGCTGGCCTGACAGGTTGCAAAACCTTCGGATTCGAGGGCCTCGCGGAGCAGGGTGCTGATCTTTGGATCGTCCTCGATGATCAGAATCGGGGTATTCGCCATTGTCGGTTTTGTGTCCTGAAAGGTCGCGCGCTGATACAAAACGTTACAAATTACAATTCCCGAATACTAATTCGGAATACAATGAAAGGCCATGCTGATCTGGGATGTCACAGAAAGGACTGCCAGATGTATGTCACGATTCCGGGTGAAACGGCCGCGCCAATCCTTTCCATCGGGCCGCGCATAAGGCCAAATCGGGCCATCCAGACACGCCGCGCGGCGGGGGATTACCTGTTTTTCGAGGGCGACAGCGTCAAGCATCTGTACCAGGTGAAATCCGGCGTTCTGCGCCTGACCCGGCTGCTTGAGGATGGGCGCCGGCAGGTCATCGCCTTTGGCTATCCCGGTGATATCGTGGGCTTTCCGCTGGACGGTCGGCACCACACCGATTGCGACGTTCTGGTCGAGGCGCAGCTGGTGCCGCACCGTCTGGCCGCGCTTGAGGATGGCCGCCGCGACCCCGAGCTGCACCGCGACCTGGTGCAGGCGGCCCTGCGCGAGATTGCGGCGATGCAGGATCATTTCCTGATGCTTGGGCGCAAATCCGCCGCCGAGCGGGTCGCGTCGTTCCTGTGCGTGCTGGTGGATCGGGTGGGCGCGGACATTGGCCGCTATCGCCAGGTCGATCTGCCGATGAGCCGGGCCGATATCGCCGATTTCCTGGGGCTGACCACGGAAACCGTCAGCCGCAGTCTGACCATGCTGCGCAAGGCCGGGGTGATCGACATCGACAACGTGCATACGGTGATCGTTCTGTCGCCGGCCGCCCTGCTGCGCCAGTCCGAGGGGCAAAAGGTGCGCGCCGCCTGACGGGCCGGGCGGTTGACCACGATCAAGCGCCGCGCGCCGCACCCGCGCTAGAGTGCCGCCACCCAACCCGAGGAGGACCCC
This genomic interval from Tropicibacter oceani contains the following:
- a CDS encoding response regulator → MANTPILIIEDDPKISTLLREALESEGFATCQASTAHAAMQLLSRCNPALVTLDIRLGEDNGLELARAIRAISKVPIIMLSGQNDVIDRVVGLEIGADDYITKPFHLREVIARVRSVLRRSNPETDAAAVPAPAPAASDGSGRLSFDGMTADLDRMELYDRDGADCGLTSGDFRLLTVFIQHPRRALSRDQLMDMTGGTEWSPLDRTIDNQVARLRKKIERDPGTPTLIKTIRGIGYKFTADVTPQARKKPG
- a CDS encoding helix-turn-helix domain-containing protein, whose protein sequence is MYVTIPGETAAPILSIGPRIRPNRAIQTRRAAGDYLFFEGDSVKHLYQVKSGVLRLTRLLEDGRRQVIAFGYPGDIVGFPLDGRHHTDCDVLVEAQLVPHRLAALEDGRRDPELHRDLVQAALREIAAMQDHFLMLGRKSAAERVASFLCVLVDRVGADIGRYRQVDLPMSRADIADFLGLTTETVSRSLTMLRKAGVIDIDNVHTVIVLSPAALLRQSEGQKVRAA